The uncultured Desulfuromonas sp. genome has a segment encoding these proteins:
- the ilvB gene encoding acetolactate synthase large subunit, producing the protein MHHMNGAELTIALLERQGITTISGIPGGTNLPLYTALSHSKRIRHVLARHEQGAGFIAQGMARSTGRAAVCFATSGPGATNLLTAIADAKLDSTPIVCITGQVHSDMIGTDAFQEVDIYGMSIPITKHNFQVRSAAELLEVIPQAFELALSGRPGPVLVDIPKDVQTEILEFAAWPVPGQAAAIAPCNARALENAARMIAAAQRPILYVGGGVVTADAGATACTLAENNDIPMVTTMMALGAIRSDHPLNLGMFGMHGSKKTNLLMQEADLLIVAGARFDDRATGKIAEFCPQANVIHIDIDASEIHKLRSAHIGVHGDVGEALTRLNDQLPQHSRPEWIDQAKEARRDTSTVVALTGKDQIRPFELIRDIAEHVGEQAFIATDVGQHQMWTAQHYPFCRSRHWLTSGGLGTMGFGLPTAIGAALANPDQPVVCFSGDGSFLMNIQELATLAQEQLNVKIILLDNQALGLVRQQQSLFYDNRLFASEFANAIDFVAIAKGFGIKAVSLKTNNDSMLAYTLRQPGPCLIHVPIDRREMVFPMVPPGAANTTMLEGECHACA; encoded by the coding sequence ATGCACCACATGAACGGAGCCGAGCTCACCATCGCCCTGCTCGAACGCCAGGGGATCACCACCATCAGCGGCATACCCGGCGGCACGAATTTACCACTTTATACCGCGCTGTCCCATTCCAAACGCATTCGCCACGTCTTGGCCCGCCATGAACAGGGAGCCGGATTCATCGCCCAAGGCATGGCACGCTCTACCGGCCGGGCCGCGGTCTGTTTTGCCACCTCCGGTCCGGGCGCCACCAACCTGCTCACGGCCATTGCCGACGCCAAACTCGATTCGACACCCATCGTCTGCATTACCGGTCAGGTTCACAGTGACATGATCGGCACTGACGCCTTTCAGGAGGTGGATATCTACGGCATGTCGATCCCCATTACCAAGCACAACTTCCAGGTACGCAGTGCCGCCGAACTGCTTGAGGTGATTCCGCAGGCATTTGAGCTGGCCTTGTCCGGGCGACCGGGTCCGGTTCTCGTTGATATCCCCAAAGATGTTCAGACCGAAATCCTCGAGTTTGCCGCCTGGCCGGTGCCGGGACAAGCTGCTGCCATCGCACCCTGCAACGCTCGGGCGCTTGAAAATGCGGCACGCATGATCGCTGCCGCCCAGCGACCGATCCTCTATGTTGGTGGCGGTGTGGTCACTGCCGATGCAGGTGCCACAGCCTGCACTCTGGCCGAGAATAATGACATCCCCATGGTCACCACCATGATGGCCCTCGGCGCCATCCGCTCCGATCATCCGCTCAACCTGGGTATGTTCGGCATGCACGGCAGCAAGAAAACCAATCTGCTCATGCAGGAGGCCGATCTGCTCATTGTTGCCGGAGCCCGTTTTGACGACCGCGCTACCGGTAAAATTGCCGAGTTCTGCCCGCAGGCCAATGTCATCCATATTGACATTGACGCCAGCGAAATCCACAAACTGCGCTCCGCCCACATCGGTGTTCATGGCGACGTTGGCGAAGCGCTGACGCGGCTCAATGACCAGCTGCCGCAGCATTCCCGGCCAGAGTGGATCGATCAGGCCAAAGAGGCGCGCCGCGATACATCCACGGTGGTGGCACTGACCGGCAAAGATCAGATCCGGCCGTTTGAACTGATCCGCGACATTGCCGAACACGTTGGCGAGCAGGCGTTTATCGCCACCGATGTCGGTCAGCACCAGATGTGGACGGCCCAGCATTACCCATTTTGTCGCTCCCGTCACTGGCTGACTTCCGGCGGCCTCGGCACCATGGGGTTCGGCCTGCCCACCGCCATCGGTGCGGCGCTGGCTAATCCAGATCAGCCGGTCGTCTGTTTCAGCGGTGACGGCAGTTTCCTGATGAACATTCAAGAGCTGGCCACCCTGGCCCAGGAACAGCTCAACGTCAAGATCATCCTGCTCGACAATCAGGCCCTCGGTCTGGTTCGTCAGCAACAGAGCCTGTTTTACGACAACCGCCTGTTTGCTTCAGAGTTTGCCAATGCCATTGATTTTGTTGCCATCGCCAAAGGGTTCGGCATCAAGGCGGTAAGCTTGAAAACCAACAACGACAGCATGCTGGCCTACACCCTGCGACAGCCCGGCCCCTGTCTGATTCATGTCCCCATCGACCGGCGGGAAATGGTTTTCCCCATGGTCCCCCCCGGAGCCGCCAACACCACCATGCTGGAAGGAGAATGCCATGCCTGCGCCTGA
- the ilvN gene encoding acetolactate synthase small subunit — translation MPAPDTRRETVLELRVNNHPGVMSHVVGLFARRRYNVEAILCLPVDDGAQSDIWLLVNESDRLSQIISQVDKLADVRTVVRHAEDSCLFAGLRQQMYGGAEFKQSA, via the coding sequence ATGCCTGCGCCTGATACCCGTCGTGAAACCGTTCTTGAATTGCGTGTTAACAACCATCCCGGCGTAATGTCACATGTTGTCGGCCTGTTTGCCCGCCGTCGCTACAATGTGGAGGCGATTCTCTGTCTGCCCGTTGATGACGGGGCACAAAGTGATATCTGGTTGCTGGTCAATGAGAGTGATCGGCTGTCGCAGATTATCAGCCAGGTGGATAAGCTTGCGGATGTGCGTACGGTTGTGCGCCATGCGGAAGATAGTTGTCTGTTTGCTGGTTTGCGGCAGCAGATGTATGGAGGGGCGGAGTTTAAGCAGAGTGCTTAA
- a CDS encoding nuclear transport factor 2 family protein: protein MTPKEVIVKWVEVFNLGDADEISEFYSESAINHQVAESPVEGKTAIRSMFAGEFSRAKMVCIVENIFEDGEWAILEWKDPLGLRGCGFFHIQNGKIVFQRGYWDKLSFLRMHNLPVPND, encoded by the coding sequence ATGACTCCCAAAGAAGTAATTGTAAAATGGGTCGAGGTATTCAACTTGGGCGATGCGGATGAAATCTCTGAATTTTATTCGGAGTCCGCGATTAACCATCAAGTTGCCGAGAGCCCTGTGGAAGGGAAAACGGCCATTCGCAGCATGTTCGCGGGTGAATTTTCACGCGCAAAAATGGTCTGCATTGTCGAGAACATTTTTGAAGATGGCGAATGGGCCATCCTGGAGTGGAAAGATCCTCTTGGGCTGCGCGGTTGCGGATTTTTCCACATCCAAAACGGTAAGATTGTTTTCCAGAGGGGCTACTGGGATAAATTGTCATTTTTGCGTATGCACAATTTGCCCGTCCCCAACGATTGA
- a CDS encoding DUF1847 domain-containing protein encodes MSEKTPLPTCAVCPVEVPERICRKEEGKAPANCPTTRSPEILRETLEIMKDPDVMEMVRQASIQEGEAYGDRDKGYANIRPIKPRIQETIEFAQKMKFKRICLVFCIGMRKEAEIIHRIFKDNGFETISVMCKAGAVSKEEIGLLREQQIDVTNFEAMCNPILQALTANHHQSDLNVLFGLCVGHDALFLKYAEGYSTVLASKDRLLAHNPMAAIYQYDSYYRYLKNPL; translated from the coding sequence ATGAGCGAGAAAACCCCATTGCCGACCTGTGCGGTCTGCCCGGTGGAAGTCCCTGAACGAATCTGCCGCAAGGAAGAGGGCAAGGCTCCAGCCAACTGCCCGACGACCCGTTCCCCGGAAATTTTGCGCGAAACCCTGGAAATTATGAAAGATCCGGACGTGATGGAGATGGTGCGTCAGGCGTCGATTCAAGAAGGGGAAGCCTACGGTGACCGCGACAAGGGCTACGCCAACATTCGCCCGATCAAACCACGGATTCAGGAAACTATCGAGTTTGCCCAGAAGATGAAGTTCAAGCGCATCTGCCTGGTCTTCTGTATCGGCATGCGCAAGGAAGCCGAGATCATTCACCGGATTTTTAAAGACAATGGCTTCGAGACGATCTCGGTGATGTGCAAGGCGGGGGCGGTTTCCAAGGAAGAGATCGGTCTGTTACGCGAACAGCAGATCGATGTGACGAATTTTGAAGCAATGTGCAACCCGATCCTTCAAGCGTTGACCGCTAATCACCATCAGTCCGACCTCAACGTTCTGTTTGGTCTCTGCGTCGGTCATGATGCCCTGTTTCTGAAATATGCTGAAGGCTACAGTACGGTTCTGGCGAGTAAAGATCGCTTATTGGCACATAACCCGATGGCCGCGATCTACCAGTATGACAGCTACTATCGCTACTTGAAAAATCCGCTTTAG
- a CDS encoding IS110 family transposase: MKISTVGLDLAKNVFHVVGFDHAGKQVMKRMLRRHQVAEFFVKLPICTIAMEACAGCHYWARKLMEMGHEVKVIPPQYVKPYLRGNKNDYNDACAIAEAATRPTMPNVAVKTVQQQEMQALHRLRSRMVKERTALGNSLRGLLAEFGLIIPQGVSALRRGIPAILEDADNGLSDSFRSVVARSYEHFVALDDQIDFYTQQLGQLSRSDEACVRLQTVPGFGPIVASAFRSAVGDGRDYKRGRDVSASLGLVPRQHSSGGKQNLLGISKRGDRYLRSLLVHGARAVVAYAAGKDDPLSRWINRIRLERGANKAAVALANKMARIGWAILKNGSRYQSSQAAS, from the coding sequence ATGAAGATTAGTACAGTCGGGCTGGACTTGGCAAAGAATGTTTTCCATGTTGTCGGCTTTGATCACGCTGGCAAGCAGGTCATGAAACGGATGTTGCGCCGTCATCAAGTCGCTGAGTTTTTTGTTAAGCTGCCAATCTGTACTATCGCCATGGAAGCTTGTGCCGGTTGTCACTACTGGGCGCGTAAGCTGATGGAGATGGGACACGAGGTTAAAGTGATCCCACCTCAGTATGTCAAACCCTACTTGCGGGGCAACAAGAATGACTATAACGATGCCTGTGCCATTGCCGAAGCGGCGACTCGGCCGACCATGCCTAACGTTGCGGTGAAGACAGTGCAACAGCAAGAGATGCAGGCGCTGCATCGGTTGCGCTCCAGAATGGTCAAGGAACGTACAGCATTGGGCAACAGTCTTCGCGGGCTCTTGGCTGAGTTCGGATTGATCATACCTCAAGGGGTCAGTGCGCTTCGCCGTGGTATTCCTGCCATACTGGAAGACGCTGACAACGGTTTGAGTGATTCGTTTCGGTCGGTCGTGGCGCGCAGCTATGAGCACTTTGTCGCTTTGGATGATCAGATCGATTTTTACACCCAGCAGCTGGGTCAACTCAGTCGAAGCGATGAAGCCTGTGTCCGGCTGCAAACGGTTCCAGGATTTGGTCCCATTGTCGCCAGTGCCTTTCGTAGCGCAGTCGGCGACGGCCGAGACTACAAACGAGGCCGAGATGTCTCCGCATCATTGGGTCTGGTGCCACGGCAACATAGCAGCGGCGGCAAACAGAATTTACTCGGCATCAGCAAGCGCGGAGATCGCTACTTACGCAGTTTGCTTGTGCATGGCGCCCGAGCCGTTGTGGCCTATGCCGCAGGAAAGGATGATCCGTTAAGTCGCTGGATCAATCGAATACGCTTAGAACGCGGTGCCAACAAAGCCGCAGTGGCTTTGGCCAATAAGATGGCCCGCATCGGGTGGGCGATCCTGAAAAATGGCAGTCGTTACCAATCCAGTCAAGCGGCAAGCTAA
- a CDS encoding IS481 family transposase, with protein sequence MPWKEVKPMEQKLLFIADHLRRVANFSTLCKSYGISRRTGYKWLNRYRQLGLDGLQNQSRCPKTNPLKTPYCVREAIIKVRREYKDPPGAKKIKVLLEQEHPDWDIPSKTTIHKILLEAELITPSKSRRRVPVHPQPFAPVDKPNQVWSADFKGQFKTADGKWCYPLTIMDHHSRYLLACRTLSATTTDDTMAIFDQLFRQYGLPERIRTDNGAPFASSGLAGLSHLSKWWIRLGIAPERIMPGKPQQNGRHERMHSTLKKAAITPAAGNAQQQQKAFDHFIDTYNHKRPHESLGQKTPATVYVTSSKNMPEQLPELDYPAHFNICLVNHNGVIYHLKHRVYIACLLKGEKVGLEQTSDTQWNVYFANIKLGHFDMSDITTDRNGYISLNV encoded by the coding sequence ATGCCCTGGAAAGAGGTTAAACCTATGGAACAGAAGCTGCTCTTTATCGCCGATCACCTGCGGCGTGTCGCTAACTTCTCAACGCTCTGCAAATCTTATGGCATCAGTCGCCGCACAGGGTATAAGTGGCTCAATCGTTATCGCCAATTGGGACTTGATGGTCTCCAGAATCAATCGCGCTGCCCTAAAACCAACCCCTTAAAAACGCCCTATTGTGTTCGAGAGGCGATCATCAAGGTCCGTCGCGAGTACAAAGATCCTCCTGGAGCAAAGAAGATCAAGGTGTTGCTTGAACAAGAACACCCTGATTGGGATATCCCATCGAAGACAACCATCCATAAAATCCTCCTGGAGGCTGAACTGATTACGCCCAGCAAGTCTCGTCGGCGCGTTCCTGTTCACCCGCAACCTTTTGCTCCGGTTGATAAACCTAACCAGGTCTGGTCTGCAGACTTCAAAGGGCAGTTCAAGACCGCTGATGGCAAATGGTGTTATCCCCTTACCATCATGGATCATCACAGCCGTTATCTACTGGCCTGTCGTACGTTAAGTGCGACAACAACAGATGATACCATGGCGATCTTTGATCAATTATTTCGGCAATATGGCTTGCCGGAGCGTATTCGCACCGATAATGGTGCGCCGTTTGCCAGTAGTGGGCTTGCCGGATTATCCCACCTATCCAAGTGGTGGATTCGTCTGGGGATCGCCCCGGAACGCATTATGCCAGGGAAGCCGCAACAGAACGGACGTCATGAACGGATGCATTCCACCCTCAAAAAGGCTGCCATCACGCCTGCCGCTGGTAATGCCCAACAACAGCAAAAAGCGTTCGACCACTTTATTGACACCTATAACCATAAACGGCCCCACGAAAGCCTGGGCCAAAAAACTCCAGCGACAGTTTATGTGACGTCATCGAAAAACATGCCGGAGCAGTTGCCTGAGCTGGACTATCCTGCCCATTTCAATATTTGCCTGGTCAATCACAATGGCGTCATTTATCACTTGAAGCACCGGGTTTACATCGCGTGTCTGCTCAAGGGAGAAAAAGTAGGGCTGGAGCAGACCAGTGACACACAATGGAATGTGTACTTTGCAAATATCAAACTTGGTCACTTCGACATGAGTGACATAACAACGGATCGCAACGGCTATATCAGCCTCAATGTGTAA
- the fsa gene encoding fructose-6-phosphate aldolase: MEFFIDTAITDEIKQASELGLVDGVTTNPSLIAKSGRDFKEVITEITGIVDGPISAEVIALDAEGMVSEGRELAKIHPNIVIKVPMTEEGLKATRIFSAEGIKTNVTLIFSPLQALLAAKAGATYVSPFVGRLDDISQEGMDGVDQIRTIFDNFGYTTKIIVASIRTPMHVLNAALIGADICTIPFSVIKQLAKHPLTDIGIEKFLADWEKTK, from the coding sequence ATGGAATTTTTTATCGATACCGCGATTACCGACGAAATCAAACAGGCCAGTGAACTGGGTCTGGTCGATGGCGTCACCACCAACCCGTCGCTGATCGCCAAAAGCGGCCGTGATTTTAAAGAGGTGATCACCGAGATCACCGGCATTGTTGACGGCCCCATCTCTGCTGAAGTCATTGCGCTGGATGCCGAGGGCATGGTGTCTGAAGGGCGTGAGCTGGCTAAGATTCATCCCAACATCGTCATCAAGGTGCCGATGACGGAGGAAGGTCTCAAAGCCACGCGTATTTTCAGCGCCGAGGGGATCAAGACCAACGTCACGTTGATTTTCTCGCCGCTGCAGGCGTTGCTGGCTGCCAAGGCCGGGGCTACTTATGTGTCGCCGTTTGTTGGGCGTTTGGATGATATCAGCCAGGAAGGGATGGACGGTGTTGATCAGATTCGCACGATTTTTGATAACTTTGGTTACACTACCAAGATCATCGTCGCGTCGATTCGCACCCCGATGCATGTACTCAATGCCGCGCTGATTGGTGCTGATATCTGCACCATTCCGTTCTCGGTGATTAAGCAGTTGGCTAAGCATCCTTTGACGGATATTGGGATTGAAAAGTTTTTGGCGGATTGGGAGAAGACTAAGTAA
- a CDS encoding PP0621 family protein has product MIVRLVLLGILTFLAYTVFTALLRSLGGGTSPSAKKQADPDRMLPCSQCGTYVPETDMIEKRIGGQTHYFCSKECLSEFKKNKKAK; this is encoded by the coding sequence ATGATTGTACGGCTCGTTTTATTGGGTATTCTGACTTTTCTGGCCTACACGGTGTTTACCGCCCTGTTGCGTAGTCTCGGTGGCGGCACGTCGCCCTCTGCGAAAAAGCAGGCCGACCCGGATCGCATGCTGCCCTGTTCACAGTGCGGTACGTATGTGCCGGAAACCGACATGATTGAAAAACGCATCGGCGGACAGACCCACTATTTTTGCAGCAAAGAGTGTCTGAGCGAATTTAAGAAAAATAAAAAGGCAAAATAA
- the folK gene encoding 2-amino-4-hydroxy-6-hydroxymethyldihydropteridine diphosphokinase, with amino-acid sequence MAHAQAVTAYIGLGANLGDCRQALREARQQLDGDGITVTASSPLYCTDPVGGPADQPHYYNAVVEVATTLSPLALLDLCQAIEQQAGRTRDVHWGPRTLDLDVLLYGDQCLDLPRLRVPHPHMHQRRFVLEPLCRLAPDLIHPQRHQTMNFLLKQLADDQKVDCIEEQW; translated from the coding sequence GTGGCACACGCACAGGCGGTGACCGCCTACATCGGATTGGGGGCCAACCTTGGCGATTGCCGTCAGGCGTTGCGGGAGGCCCGCCAACAGCTTGACGGAGACGGCATCACGGTGACTGCCAGCTCGCCGTTGTACTGTACCGATCCGGTGGGTGGCCCGGCGGATCAGCCGCATTATTACAATGCCGTGGTTGAAGTGGCGACCACCCTGTCGCCGCTGGCGTTGCTTGACCTCTGTCAGGCCATTGAGCAGCAGGCGGGGCGCACGCGTGATGTTCATTGGGGGCCGCGCACTCTTGATCTCGATGTGCTGCTCTATGGCGATCAGTGCCTTGATCTGCCGCGTTTGCGGGTGCCCCATCCGCATATGCATCAGCGTCGTTTTGTTCTCGAACCGTTGTGCCGTCTGGCACCTGATTTGATCCATCCCCAACGTCACCAGACTATGAATTTTCTGTTAAAGCAGCTTGCCGACGATCAAAAGGTAGACTGCATTGAGGAGCAATGGTAA
- a CDS encoding VOC family protein — protein MSLILTLAIDDLDRSESFYRDVLDLPVQRFRPDDAAHELLMLPQGDTTVLLREAAVLEARHPAAFQHLDRQNRGVGLSLDFQVTDLNLIHNNLRRREHTCLYESEDQEHGIHELWLYDPDHYLLILTQVTQPG, from the coding sequence ATGAGCCTAATCCTCACCCTGGCCATCGACGACCTCGACCGCAGCGAATCCTTCTACCGCGATGTGCTGGACCTGCCGGTACAACGGTTTCGCCCCGATGACGCCGCCCATGAGCTGCTGATGCTGCCGCAGGGTGACACCACGGTGTTGCTCCGAGAAGCGGCAGTGCTCGAAGCGCGCCACCCGGCGGCGTTTCAGCATCTCGACCGCCAGAATCGCGGCGTCGGCCTGTCGCTGGATTTTCAGGTGACGGATCTTAACCTCATCCACAACAACCTGCGCCGCCGCGAACACACCTGCCTGTATGAATCCGAGGATCAGGAGCACGGCATCCATGAGCTATGGCTGTATGATCCCGACCACTACCTGCTTATTCTGACCCAGGTGACGCAGCCGGGCTAG
- the pcnB gene encoding polynucleotide adenylyltransferase PcnB, which yields MPVKPVIISRDQHSVSRSMMDENSLKVLYRLRQHGYTAYLVGGSVRDLLLGRKPKDFDVGTDATPEQVRKLFRNCRLIGRRFRLAHIMFGRHCLIEVATFRRKPDPDEIPDAEEGTPNHFAENVFGTPEEDAFRRDFTINALFYDIENFSIVDYVGGLQDLHDGIIRVIGDPEERFHEDPVRMLRALEFSARLDFELEQSIIPAMDRCGELLLTASPARIREEIMELFRHKVAGQVLQKADRYGLLAYLVPNFVAERAHFDLLRQLDMRTASGVRVREYFALAAMYVGPFIRQSNPEMTIGEVHKLANQVLAPHCRFFSIANGIKHQARELLIGFFRFHRGRGRRGEQRFLRHPSTAEAFELFRLWVESCQGDRELLKRWQQALDGEEPEPKKQPRKRRPRRRRRKPSGASPAASPGSE from the coding sequence ATGCCCGTTAAACCCGTTATCATTTCCCGCGATCAACATAGTGTTTCCCGTTCGATGATGGACGAGAACAGTCTTAAAGTCCTTTACCGTCTGCGCCAGCACGGCTATACCGCCTATCTGGTCGGCGGCAGCGTCCGCGACCTGCTGCTCGGCCGCAAGCCCAAGGACTTTGATGTCGGCACCGATGCCACTCCGGAACAGGTGCGCAAGCTGTTTCGCAACTGTCGTCTCATCGGTCGCCGCTTTCGCCTGGCCCATATCATGTTCGGGCGTCACTGTCTGATCGAGGTGGCCACGTTTCGGCGCAAGCCCGACCCGGATGAAATTCCCGACGCCGAAGAAGGGACGCCCAATCATTTTGCCGAGAATGTCTTCGGCACTCCCGAAGAAGATGCCTTCCGACGCGACTTCACCATTAACGCGCTGTTTTACGATATTGAAAACTTCTCCATTGTCGATTATGTCGGCGGCCTGCAGGATTTGCACGACGGCATCATTCGCGTCATCGGCGACCCGGAAGAGCGCTTTCACGAAGATCCGGTGCGCATGTTGCGCGCTCTGGAATTCTCCGCGCGACTTGATTTTGAATTGGAGCAAAGCATTATTCCGGCCATGGACCGTTGTGGTGAGCTGTTACTGACCGCCTCACCGGCACGCATTCGCGAAGAGATCATGGAGCTGTTTCGCCATAAGGTCGCCGGGCAGGTGCTGCAGAAAGCCGACCGCTACGGCTTGTTGGCCTATCTGGTTCCCAACTTTGTCGCCGAGCGCGCCCATTTCGATCTGCTGCGCCAGTTGGATATGCGCACCGCCAGTGGTGTGCGCGTCCGTGAATATTTTGCTCTGGCCGCCATGTATGTCGGCCCGTTTATTCGCCAGAGTAACCCGGAGATGACGATTGGCGAAGTCCACAAGCTGGCCAACCAGGTGCTGGCGCCGCACTGCCGCTTTTTCAGTATTGCCAACGGCATCAAGCATCAGGCGCGCGAGCTGCTGATCGGTTTCTTCCGCTTTCATCGCGGTCGCGGACGGCGTGGCGAACAGCGCTTTTTACGCCATCCGAGTACCGCGGAAGCCTTTGAGTTGTTTCGTTTGTGGGTGGAATCCTGCCAGGGGGATCGGGAGCTATTGAAACGCTGGCAACAGGCACTGGATGGCGAAGAGCCGGAACCGAAAAAACAACCGCGTAAGCGCAGGCCGCGGCGCAGGAGGCGCAAACCGAGTGGCGCTAGCCCGGCTGCGTCACCTGGGTCAGAATAA
- the miaA gene encoding tRNA (adenosine(37)-N6)-dimethylallyltransferase MiaA — MTSSAINLVVLLGATATGKTRLAVEAARLLQAEIISADSRQVYRGMDLGTGKDLAEYEEVPYHLIDIVDPGYEFNVFEFQQRFCRAFEAIEQRGHLPLLCGGTGLYLDAVLGDYRLAQVPRNDALRRELEPLDNEQLRERLLQLAPDQHNDTDLQERERTIRAIEIAVAPPAEPHPVLQRLQPLVFGLHWERSVIRKRITARLKQRLDEGMIDEVARLHEQGTPWDTLEFYGLEYRFIAQHLQGKLNRNDMVQKLNSAIHKFAKRQETWFRRMERHGCTIHWLQGDQQPLAQMMDIVSQHC; from the coding sequence ATGACATCGTCAGCAATAAATCTGGTCGTCCTGCTCGGCGCGACCGCCACCGGCAAAACCCGACTGGCCGTGGAAGCCGCCCGTCTGCTCCAGGCGGAGATCATCTCGGCGGATTCACGACAGGTCTATCGGGGCATGGATCTCGGCACCGGCAAAGACCTGGCGGAATATGAGGAGGTGCCGTATCACCTCATCGATATTGTCGATCCGGGCTATGAGTTCAACGTGTTTGAGTTTCAGCAACGCTTTTGCCGGGCGTTTGAAGCCATTGAACAGCGCGGCCATCTCCCGCTATTATGCGGCGGCACCGGCTTGTATCTTGATGCGGTGCTGGGTGATTACCGGCTGGCCCAGGTGCCGCGCAATGACGCTTTGCGCCGGGAGCTGGAACCGTTGGACAACGAGCAGTTGCGTGAGCGATTGTTGCAACTGGCCCCGGACCAGCACAATGACACCGATCTGCAGGAGCGAGAGCGCACCATCCGCGCCATTGAGATTGCCGTCGCACCGCCGGCAGAGCCGCATCCGGTGTTGCAGCGCTTGCAGCCGCTGGTATTTGGCTTACACTGGGAACGTAGCGTCATCCGCAAACGGATCACCGCCCGCCTGAAACAGCGGCTGGATGAAGGGATGATCGACGAGGTGGCCCGGCTCCATGAGCAGGGAACGCCTTGGGATACTCTGGAATTTTACGGTCTGGAGTACCGTTTCATCGCTCAGCATTTGCAGGGCAAACTCAACCGCAACGATATGGTGCAGAAACTTAACAGCGCCATCCACAAGTTTGCCAAACGGCAGGAAACCTGGTTTCGTCGCATGGAGCGTCACGGCTGCACCATCCACTGGCTGCAAGGGGATCAACAACCGTTGGCGCAGATGATGGATATCGTCAGCCAACACTGCTAG
- a CDS encoding PilZ domain-containing protein, producing MNDQQQPEQPDADKRTKLRAPLMIKKIRLDDGEKAFFGYSTNLSCSGLFISTVNPAEPGSRFQIEIPLPPPINRDIRCQCETVWKRSYSPKNPYEPGMGLRFIDLSEEDKQEIDAWVRAQQADVKKSV from the coding sequence ATGAACGATCAGCAACAACCGGAGCAGCCGGACGCCGACAAACGCACAAAATTGCGGGCCCCGCTGATGATTAAAAAAATCCGCCTGGACGATGGCGAAAAAGCGTTCTTTGGCTATTCAACCAATCTCAGTTGCAGCGGCCTGTTTATCTCAACGGTCAACCCTGCCGAACCGGGCAGTCGTTTTCAAATTGAGATCCCGCTGCCGCCCCCGATCAACCGTGATATCCGCTGCCAGTGCGAAACGGTGTGGAAGCGCAGCTATTCCCCGAAAAATCCTTATGAACCGGGCATGGGCCTGCGTTTTATTGATCTGTCGGAAGAAGACAAGCAGGAGATCGACGCCTGGGTCAGAGCGCAACAGGCGGATGTAAAGAAGTCCGTTTAG